A stretch of DNA from Noviherbaspirillum sedimenti:
GAGCGGCACGATACCCTGGTAGGGTTGCTGGCCGGGCAGCTTGTCCTTCGGATCGAGCGTGATGGCGAAGCGGCCGTTGCCGTGCGCGTTCACCAGTTGCTGCAGCAGGGCGCCATCGTCGATGATGGCGTCCGGCGCCAGCTTGGCGGTGGCGCGCATGCGCAGCTCGGCGTCGCACTCGACCACCAGCAGGCGCAGCGGGCCGTCGCCATGGATCTGCATGACGACGGCGCCGTTGAATTTCAGATTGGCCGACAGCAGCGCGGCGGCGGCCATCATTTCGCCCAGCACGTTGCGTACCGCAGGCGGATACGTGCGGTGCAACTGCACATGACGCCAGGTTTCGGAGAGTTCGACCAGCTCGCCGCGCACCGCGGCTTGCTCGAATATGAATTTTTGCAGCGTGTCCATACTGGGTTTCTATTGGCGCCGGCTTAGCCGATGCGCTTGAGGTTGTTCTTGAAATGCTGGCCGCGCTCGACGTAGTTGCTGGTGTTGCGGTGCATGCGGGCGATGTCTTCCTCGGAGAGGGTGCGCACCGCCTTGGCGGGCGAGCCGATGATGAGGCTATTGTCGGGGAATTCCTTGCCTTCGGTGACCAGCGCACCGGCGCCGACCAGGCAATTCTTGCCGATCTTTGCGCCATTCAGGATCACCGCCTGGATGCCCACCAGGCTGCCTTCGCCGATGCTGCAGCCATGCAGCATGGCCTGGTGGCCGACCGTGACATTCTTGCCGATGGTCAGCGGCTGGCCGGGGTCGGTATGCAAGACGCAGCCTTCCTGGACGTTGCTGTTTTCGCCGACCACGATCAATTCGTTGTCGCCGCGGATGGTGACCTCGAACCAGATGCTGGCATTGGCCTCGATCCTGGCCTTGCCGATGACGTTGGCCGATTCGGTGACGTAGGCGGAAGAATCGATCTGCGGGATGTGCTCGCCCAATTGGTAGATAGCCATGGATTTCCGTAGAATGGTTGGATTGATAGACACCAATAAACACCGACATTTTACCGTTCCTCGCATGACTGCACCGAATTCCGGCCAACTTGCCGAATATTTAACGAAATTGCCGACATTGCCGCGAGCATTGCCGGAATTGCGCCTGGCCGCCTTGCACTGGCTGGGCACGACGGATCCCGCGCAAAAAGCCGCCGGCGTGGCAGCCCTGCGGACGGCCTGGCAGGAGGGCACCGTGGCGCTGGCGGCGGCTGTGCAACTGCAGCCGACGCAGCGTATTCCAGGGCGCCCGGCGCAACCGCAGCTGATTGCGCCGCGCGCCCTGAAACACCGTTCGATGACATCGGTGGAAGGGCGTGCTGCCTTGATCCATGCCCTGGCGCACATCGAATTCAACGCCATCAACCTGGCGCTGGACGCGCTCTGGCGTTACGCCGGCATGCCGGCGGACTATTACGCCGACTGGCTGCAGGTGGCGGCGGAGGAAGCGCTGCATTTTTCCCTGCTGGCGGCACACCTGCAGACGCTCGGCTTTGCCTATGGCGACTTTCCGGCGCATGACAGCCTGTGGGAAATGGCGCAAAAGACCGAGGGCGATATCCTCGCCCGCATGGCGCTGGTGCCGCGCACGCTGGAAGCGCGCGGACTGGATGCGACACCGGCGGTGCGCGCCAAGCTGGCACAGGCCGGCGACCATGCGGCGGCGGCGATCCTCGACATCATCCTGCGCGACGAGATCGGCCATGTCGCCATCGGCAACCGCTGGTATGGCTGGCTGTGCGGCCAGCGCGGGCTCGACCCGCTGGCCGCGTATGCGCAACTGGCCGCCATCCACAAGGCGCCGCCGCTGCGCGGGCCATTCAACCTGGCAGCGCGCCGCCAGGCCGGCTTTACCGAAGCCGAACTGGCGCAGCTGCCGCAATGATGGCGCGCGCTCCCTTCGATGATTGGCCCCATCGGCGTCCCTTGTTGACCGCGCTGGCGCTGTCGCTGGGCGCCGCCGTCGCGCTCGGCATTGCGCGCTTTGCCTACGGCCTGCTGTTGCCGCCGATGCGCGCCGACCTCGGCTGGAGCTACTTCCTGGCCGGCGCCATGAATACCGCCAACGCCTTCGGTTACCTGCTGGGTGCGCTGGTCACGCCCTGGCTGCTGCGGCGTGTTTCGCCGCAGCGCCTGCTGGTCGCCGGCGCCATGTTGACCGGACTGTTCATGCTGGTGTCCGGCATGGTGACCGCCACCGGCGTGCTGCTGTCGCAACGCATCCTCGCCGGGGTTTCCAGTGCCTTCGTTTTTATCGCCGGCGGCATCCTGGCGGCGCGCCTGGGCGCTTTGCATTCCGGCCGTTCCGGCCTGCTGCTCGGCCTGTATTACGGCGGCACCGGTATCGGCATCGCCGCCTCGGCGCTGCTGGTGCCGGCTAGCCTGGCGCAGGCGGCTTCGCACGGCGCCGCGCATGGCTGGCAATGGCCCTGGCTGGTGCTGGGCGGCGTCTGCCTGCTGGCCACGGCGCTCATGGCGGCACCGCTGCGGGCGATTCCCGAGGCGCCGCAACAGGCGGGCGTGCAGCGGCCGTTCCAGTTGCGCGCGTTCGCGTTCGGCTTGCTCGGCTACTTCATGTTCGGCGTGGGCTACATCGGCTACATGACCTTCGTGGTCGCGCTGTTGCGCCAGCAAGGCATGGCCGCGCCGCTGATCACTGTGTTCTACGCCTTGCTCGGGCTGGCGGTGGTGGCCTCCTCGCGCATCTGGGCCGGCATGCTGGATCGTTTCAAGGGCGGCGAGTCGCTGGCGATCCTGAACGCCTTGCTGGGCATCGCCACTATCCTGCCGGCGCTGAGCGCGGCGGCGCCGCTGGTGTTCCTCTCGGGCCTGCTGTTTGGCGCCGTGTTCCTCTCGGTAGTGGCCTCGACCACCGCGCTGGTGCGGCACAACCTGCCGCCGCAATCCTGGTCGGCCGGCATCAGCGCCTTCACCACGGTGTTTGCCTTCGGCCAGATCGTCGGCCCCAGCACGGTCGGCTGGATCGCCGATCGCGCCGGCGGACTGGAGCAGGGCCTGGTGTTTTCGGCGCTGGCGCTGTTTGCCGGCGCCATACTGTCGATGCGGCAGCGTAGCTTGCTTAAAAATTAGTTCCCTTTTTAAACTTGATACACTTAAACGCGGCTGCTCATTCGTTCTATAGCATGGAGGAAAACTGGGAGGGATCGTCCTTGCCGGATTAATGGATTTTGGAAAGGATTGGCATGCAAAAGAAAACGCTGACGCTGGCCTTGCAGGGGGGCGGTTCCCACGGCGCCTTTACCTGGGGCGTGCTGGAGCGCTTGCTGGAAGACGAGCGCATCGAGATCGAAGGCATCAGCGGCGCCAGTGCCGGCGCCATGAACGCGGTGGCGCTCGCCCATGGCTGGACAATCGGCGGGCGCGAAGGCGCGCGCCAGGCACTGCAGGATTTCTGGGAGAGCGTCGCCGTCAAAAAACCCTTCAGCCTGCAGTCGGAAGACGCCTACACGGCGGAGAACATCGCCACGCATGCGCAGCCTTCACCCGGCATCAATGCGCTGCTGTCGCTGACGCGGTTCTTTTCGCCTTATCAGTGGAACCCTTTCGACATCAACCCCTTGCGCGACATGCTGGCCGCGCAAATCGACTTCGAGCGCCTGCGCGCCGAATGTCCCCTGAAACTGTTCATCGCCGCCACCCATGTCGGCAGCGGCACCCTCAAGCTGTTCCGCACCCGCCAGCTGACGCTGGACATGTTGCTGGCTTCGGCTTGCCTGCCATCCCTGCACCATGCGGTGGAAATCAACGGCGAAGCTTACTGGGATGGCGGCTTCACTGCCAATCCGCCGCTGTTCCCCTTGCTGCATCAATGCCAGGCGCGTGACATCATGGTGGTGTTGCTGCATTCGGCCAGGCATGCGGGCGTGCCGCAGTCGGTCAATGACATCCACACTCGCCTGACCGAGATCGGCTTCAATGCCGCCATCTCCACCGAACTGCAGGCGATTGCCCTGGCCCAGCGCGAAGCCAGGCGCGGCCTGTTCGCCTTCGGCCATCTGGAGCGACGCCTGCGCCATCTGCATATCCATTCCATCGCCTCCAGGGATTTCATGGGCCAGCTGACCACGCTGAGCCGCCTGAATACCGATGCGCTATTCCTGCAGGCGCTGCGCAGCGAGGGCCGCCAGCAAACCAGCCGCTGGCTCGATGAAAATTTCAAGCACATCGGCGCACGTTCCTCCTTCAGCCTGGCACGCTTTCTGCGGTGAATCCTGCGCTGAATTGCGCCAGGACGCGCGATGGGGCGTTTCCTGTATTACAATAGTACGATCGTTCTATTAGGACTCCCATGAAACCATCCCGGTCGGAATACCTGCCAGTGCGCGGCTTGCGCTACCACGTTCGCCACTGGGGCCGCGAAGATGCGCCCAAACTGTTCATGCTGCACGGCTGGATGGATGTCGCGGCGTCCTTCCAGTTCGTGGTCGATTGCCTGCAACAGGACTGGCATGTGATCGCGCCGGACTGGCGCGGCTATGGACTGTCCCAGCGCTCCGGCAGCGACAGTTACTGGTTCGCCGATTACCTCGGCGACCTCGATGCCATCCTCGACCACTACGCTCCCGGCGCGCCGGTCAACCTGCTCGGCCACAGCATGGGCGGCAACGTCGCCTGCATGTACGCCGGCGTGCGGCCGGAAAGAATCGCCCGGCTGATCAACCTGGAAGGCTTCGGCATGCCGCCGACCAAGCCGCAGCAGGCGCCGGGACGCTATGCCCAGTGGCTGGACGGATTGCGCCAGCCGCCGGCAATGCGTTCCTATGCGGGGCCGGCGGAAGTCATGGCGCGCCTGCAGAAAACCAACCCGCGCCTCACGGAGGAGCGCGCGGCGTTCCTGGCGCAGCACTGGGCTGCGCCGAATGCGGCAGGGCGCTGGGAGATCCTTGGCGACCCGGCGCACAAGTTGATCAGCCCGGTGCTGTACCATGTGGACGAGGCGCAGGCCTGCTGGGAGGAGATCGTCGCCCCGGTGTTGTGGGTGGAAGCCGCCGATACCGATATCTGGCGCTGGCTCGGCTCGAAGGAGCGCGCGCGTCCCGAAATCGACCGCCGCATCGCCACGATTGCGCATGTCACGACCGCGTCGATTCCTGATGCCAGCCACATGCTGCATCACGACCAGCCGCAATTGCTGGCCGAGTGCATCGAGGCGTTCCTGTTGCCGCATTGATTGTTTTAATGTAATGCATGGCGTCAGCGGTCGCATCGCAAGCCGCGTACAATGACGGCATGCCTATTTTTTTGAACAAGCCGTGCTGAACATCGATCTTCATTGCCATTCCAATGTGTCCGATGGTGTGCTGACGCCGGCGGCGGTGGCGGCGCGCGCGAAAGCGCAGGGGGTGGATGTCTGGGCCCTGACCGATCATGATGAACTGGATGGCATCGCCGAAGCCAGGGAGGCGGCGCTCGCGCTCGGCCTGCGTTATGTTCCCGGGGTGGAAATCTCTGTCACCTGGGGGGGCGAGACGGTACACATTGTCGGCTTGCAAATCGATGAAACCAATCCCGACCTGCAGCGCGGACTGGCGGCGACCCGCGGCGGCCGCGCCCAGCGCGCACAAGAGATGGCCGCGCAACTGGCGGCGGCCGGCATTCCGCACGCGTTCGAAGGGGCGCTGAAATTCGTCGGCAACCCGGACCTGATTTCGCGCACCCATTTTGCCCGCTACCTGGTCGAGATCGGCATCTGCGCGGATGTCAAGGACGTGTTCCGCAATTACCTCACCGAAGGCAAGCCCGGCTTCGTGCCGCACCGCTGGGCGAAGTTGCCGGACGCGGTGCGCTGGATCCGCGGCGCCGGCGGCATCGCCATCGTCGCCCATCCTGGCCGCTACAACTTCGGCGACTTGCAGCAGCATGCCATGCTGACCGAATTCAAACAGGCCGGCGGCGCCGGCATCGAAGTCGTCACCGGCAGCCACACCGCCGACCAGTACGATGTCTATGCGAAGGTGGCCGGCAATTACGGCTTGCTGGCTTCGCGCGGCTCCGATTTTCACGGGCCGGGCGAATCGCACATCGAGCTGGGCGCCTTGCCGCCGCTGCCGCGCTCGGTCACGCCGGTCTGGCATGACTGGAATCTCTGAGTAAAACGCAGATATTATTCTGAAAAACCTGAGGATAAATCACTCCGGCGCCTTGGATTTTGTGAAAAAATCCATAGCTTAGTCACATGGATTTTTAAAGGGGATTACACCATGAAACGAATTTTTCTGTTCATTGCCACCAACGTCGCCGTCATCGCGGTCATGACGGTGGTGCTCTCTGTGCTCGGCGTGGACAAGTTCCTGACCGCGCAGGGCCTGAACCTGCCGATGCTGATGGTGTTTTCGCTGGTGGTCGGTTTCACCGGTTCGATCATTTCGCTCTTGATCAGCAAGCCGATGGCGAAATGGTCCACCGGCGCGCAAGTGATCGAGGCGCCGTCCAATTCGACCGAATTCTGGCTGGTCGATACCGTCGGCAAACTGGCGCAAAAGGCTGGCATCGCCATGCCGGAAGTGGCGATCTATCAGGGTGAGCCGAACGCTTTTGCCACCGGCGCCTTCAAGAATTCGGCGCTGGTGGCGGTATCCACCGGCTTGCTCGAATCGATGACGCGCGAAGAAGTCGAAGCGGTGCTCGGCCACGAAGTCGCCCACGTCGCCAACGGCGACATGGTGACCATGGCCCTGATCCAGGGCGTGGTGAATACCTTCGTGGTGTTCCTCTCGCGCGTGGTCGGCTATGCCGTGGATCGCGCGTTGTCGAAGGGCGAGAGTGACAGCCCGGGCATCGGCTACATGGTGACTGTGGTGGTGTGCCAGATCGTCTTCGGTATCGCCGCTTCGATGATTGTCGCCTGGTTCTCGCGCCAGCGTGAATTCCGCGCCGACGCCGGCGCCGCGCAACTGCTGGGTGGTCCGAAGCCGATGATCCATGCACTGGCGCGCCTGGGCGGCCTGGAGCCAAGCAACCTGCCGCAATCGATGGCGGCGATGGGCATCGCCACTGAAAAGCCGGGCTTCATGGCGCTGTTTTCCAGCCACCCGCCGATCGAGCAGCGCATCGCCGCCTTGCGGGGCGGACGCTAAGATTTTTTCATGAGCCAGTTTTTCCAGATTCATCCCGACAATCCACAACTGCGCCTGATCAAGCAGGCGGCGCAGATCGTGCGCGCCGGCGGCATCGTCGCCTTGCCCACCGATTCCTGCTACGCCCTGTGCTGCCACCTGGATGACAAGGATGCGGTGACCAAACTGCGCCGCATCCGCGGCATCGACGACAAGCACCACCTGGCCTTACTGTGCCGCGACCTGAGCCAGATCGCCGAGTATGCGAAGGTGGACAACAGCCAGTACCGCCTGCTGAAGGCGGCCACGCCTGGGCCTTACACTTTCATCCTGGAAGCCACCAGGGAAGTGCCGCGCCGGGTCAGCCATCCTTCGCGCAAGACCATCGGCCTGCGCGTGCCGGAAAACCCGGTCGCCCTGGCGCTGCTGGAAGAATTGGGCGAGCCGCTGCTGGGGGCGACCCTGATCCTGCCGGACGACGCCCTGCCGCTGACCGACCCCGACCTGGTGCGCGAAAAGCTGGAGCGCCAGATCGAGCTGGTGATCGACGGCGGCGCCTGTGGCCTGGAAATGACCACCGTGATCGACCTTTCCGGCCCGGCGCCGGTGCTGCTGCGCCAGGGCAGGGGTGACGCCGCCATGTTCGGCTTGTAGGTCGTCCGGCGAATTGGCCGGAAGTTGGGCTCCTGTGGCAGCCGTCTGCTAAAATCCGCTGATGAACGAAACTATCCAGAACTTCGCCGTCTACGTACTGCCCATTCTTTTTGCCATTACCCTGCACGAAGCTGCGCATGCCTACGCCGCCAGATATTTTGGCGACGCCACCGCCTACCTGCAGGGGCGCATGAGCCTGAATCCGGTGCGCCACATCGATCCGGTGGGCACGCTGCTGATTCCCATCGTGCTGTATTTCGTCGGCAGCCCCTTTCTGTTCGGCTATGCCAAGCCGGTGCCGGTGGAGTGGGGCAAGCTGCGCAATCCCAAGCGCGACATGGCCTGGGTGGCGCTGGCCGGCCCTGCCGCCAACCTGCTGATGGCGCTGCTGTGGATGCTGTTTTCCATCGCACTGGTGGCGTTTCAGGTCAATGAAGTATTTTTCCTGAAGATGGCGCAGGCCGGTGTCGTGGTCAACCTGGTGATCTTTGCCTTTAACCTGTTTCCGGTGCCGCCGCTGGATGGCGGCCGCGTCATGTTCAGCATCCTGCCCAACCGCCTCGCCTACAAATACGGCCGCCTCGAACCCTACGGGTTCTTCATCGTGCTGGGGCTGCTGTTTTTACAGGTATTGAAATTCTGGATGATACCGGTCATGATCGCCGCCCAGACCGTGTTGCAACTACTGGTATCCCCCTTGACCTTTTTGCTGAGTTAATCCATCACCATGTTTCCCGATCGTGTCGTTTCCGGCATGCGCCCCACGGGCGCCCTCCATCTGGGCCATTACCATGGCGCCTTGAAAAACTGGGTGAAGATGCAGGCTGAAGTGCCTTGCCTGTTTTTCGTCGCCGACTGGCACGCCCTGACCACACATTACGAAGACC
This window harbors:
- a CDS encoding ferritin-like domain-containing protein — its product is MTAPNSGQLAEYLTKLPTLPRALPELRLAALHWLGTTDPAQKAAGVAALRTAWQEGTVALAAAVQLQPTQRIPGRPAQPQLIAPRALKHRSMTSVEGRAALIHALAHIEFNAINLALDALWRYAGMPADYYADWLQVAAEEALHFSLLAAHLQTLGFAYGDFPAHDSLWEMAQKTEGDILARMALVPRTLEARGLDATPAVRAKLAQAGDHAAAAILDIILRDEIGHVAIGNRWYGWLCGQRGLDPLAAYAQLAAIHKAPPLRGPFNLAARRQAGFTEAELAQLPQ
- a CDS encoding alpha/beta fold hydrolase, encoding MKPSRSEYLPVRGLRYHVRHWGREDAPKLFMLHGWMDVAASFQFVVDCLQQDWHVIAPDWRGYGLSQRSGSDSYWFADYLGDLDAILDHYAPGAPVNLLGHSMGGNVACMYAGVRPERIARLINLEGFGMPPTKPQQAPGRYAQWLDGLRQPPAMRSYAGPAEVMARLQKTNPRLTEERAAFLAQHWAAPNAAGRWEILGDPAHKLISPVLYHVDEAQACWEEIVAPVLWVEAADTDIWRWLGSKERARPEIDRRIATIAHVTTASIPDASHMLHHDQPQLLAECIEAFLLPH
- a CDS encoding 3',5'-nucleoside bisphosphate phosphatase; the encoded protein is MLNIDLHCHSNVSDGVLTPAAVAARAKAQGVDVWALTDHDELDGIAEAREAALALGLRYVPGVEISVTWGGETVHIVGLQIDETNPDLQRGLAATRGGRAQRAQEMAAQLAAAGIPHAFEGALKFVGNPDLISRTHFARYLVEIGICADVKDVFRNYLTEGKPGFVPHRWAKLPDAVRWIRGAGGIAIVAHPGRYNFGDLQQHAMLTEFKQAGGAGIEVVTGSHTADQYDVYAKVAGNYGLLASRGSDFHGPGESHIELGALPPLPRSVTPVWHDWNL
- a CDS encoding L-threonylcarbamoyladenylate synthase, with product MSQFFQIHPDNPQLRLIKQAAQIVRAGGIVALPTDSCYALCCHLDDKDAVTKLRRIRGIDDKHHLALLCRDLSQIAEYAKVDNSQYRLLKAATPGPYTFILEATREVPRRVSHPSRKTIGLRVPENPVALALLEELGEPLLGATLILPDDALPLTDPDLVREKLERQIELVIDGGACGLEMTTVIDLSGPAPVLLRQGRGDAAMFGL
- a CDS encoding YbfB/YjiJ family MFS transporter — translated: MMARAPFDDWPHRRPLLTALALSLGAAVALGIARFAYGLLLPPMRADLGWSYFLAGAMNTANAFGYLLGALVTPWLLRRVSPQRLLVAGAMLTGLFMLVSGMVTATGVLLSQRILAGVSSAFVFIAGGILAARLGALHSGRSGLLLGLYYGGTGIGIAASALLVPASLAQAASHGAAHGWQWPWLVLGGVCLLATALMAAPLRAIPEAPQQAGVQRPFQLRAFAFGLLGYFMFGVGYIGYMTFVVALLRQQGMAAPLITVFYALLGLAVVASSRIWAGMLDRFKGGESLAILNALLGIATILPALSAAAPLVFLSGLLFGAVFLSVVASTTALVRHNLPPQSWSAGISAFTTVFAFGQIVGPSTVGWIADRAGGLEQGLVFSALALFAGAILSMRQRSLLKN
- the htpX gene encoding protease HtpX, with product MKRIFLFIATNVAVIAVMTVVLSVLGVDKFLTAQGLNLPMLMVFSLVVGFTGSIISLLISKPMAKWSTGAQVIEAPSNSTEFWLVDTVGKLAQKAGIAMPEVAIYQGEPNAFATGAFKNSALVAVSTGLLESMTREEVEAVLGHEVAHVANGDMVTMALIQGVVNTFVVFLSRVVGYAVDRALSKGESDSPGIGYMVTVVVCQIVFGIAASMIVAWFSRQREFRADAGAAQLLGGPKPMIHALARLGGLEPSNLPQSMAAMGIATEKPGFMALFSSHPPIEQRIAALRGGR
- a CDS encoding site-2 protease family protein — protein: MNETIQNFAVYVLPILFAITLHEAAHAYAARYFGDATAYLQGRMSLNPVRHIDPVGTLLIPIVLYFVGSPFLFGYAKPVPVEWGKLRNPKRDMAWVALAGPAANLLMALLWMLFSIALVAFQVNEVFFLKMAQAGVVVNLVIFAFNLFPVPPLDGGRVMFSILPNRLAYKYGRLEPYGFFIVLGLLFLQVLKFWMIPVMIAAQTVLQLLVSPLTFLLS
- a CDS encoding gamma carbonic anhydrase family protein, which codes for MAIYQLGEHIPQIDSSAYVTESANVIGKARIEANASIWFEVTIRGDNELIVVGENSNVQEGCVLHTDPGQPLTIGKNVTVGHQAMLHGCSIGEGSLVGIQAVILNGAKIGKNCLVGAGALVTEGKEFPDNSLIIGSPAKAVRTLSEEDIARMHRNTSNYVERGQHFKNNLKRIG
- a CDS encoding patatin-like phospholipase family protein — translated: MQKKTLTLALQGGGSHGAFTWGVLERLLEDERIEIEGISGASAGAMNAVALAHGWTIGGREGARQALQDFWESVAVKKPFSLQSEDAYTAENIATHAQPSPGINALLSLTRFFSPYQWNPFDINPLRDMLAAQIDFERLRAECPLKLFIAATHVGSGTLKLFRTRQLTLDMLLASACLPSLHHAVEINGEAYWDGGFTANPPLFPLLHQCQARDIMVVLLHSARHAGVPQSVNDIHTRLTEIGFNAAISTELQAIALAQREARRGLFAFGHLERRLRHLHIHSIASRDFMGQLTTLSRLNTDALFLQALRSEGRQQTSRWLDENFKHIGARSSFSLARFLR